A genomic window from Elusimicrobiota bacterium includes:
- a CDS encoding PAS domain S-box protein, which produces MLRETHRPLALVLLALVVAGALAALTGFLLYRAEKANFLAGRLGYLAVVADLKADAVRDFHHERLHDLDIYVSNIQVVPGFEEALRGDAAKLRALSRIFTPLFDYGDYESVALVDRRGRVVLALPPGAEPPRPSPSPGNPLRFLGTRRTASGTVVFEYEAAIAGGSRLITRVRSSALLGPLTERWPGVEKTAETIIYERAGDDLVALNALRFKKDSALATRIPLTSETLAARAARGEAGPLLGRDYRGVECYAAVRDLRELEWILVAKADERELLAPLIERVRLAALASAGGFGLVSAMFVLFLRTQADRLSAEAKAERLLLATAIEQAGESILITDRNARILYANPACARVTGYTREELLGRNPSVVKSGRHEAPFYKAMWETLLRGEVWNGRFSNRRKDGTIFEEDSTITPVRDAGGTITHFIAVKRDVSAVKSLEEQLFHSQKMEAIGRLAGGIAHDFNNILTTINGYAEMLSDSAPPESQAAGDLAEILGAGRRAAMLTRQLLTFSRRAPADPVVLDLRASVRGMEKILRRTLGEDVRLSFDLPEDPLWVRSDPGQIDQVLMNLAVNARDAMPRGGTLTVRAHAARLESDEVRSLEVIPAGDYAVLLVGDDGAGMSGSILARIFEPFFTTKEKGKGTGLGLATVFGIVKQNKGHISVDSAPGRGSTFSIHLPPAPAPAGWTPSGAAAQPASFRGDETVLVVEDQSEVLRLVARALTPQGYRVISCGSAKEALETARAVESPIHLLLTDVVMPGMGGAELAEVLGRTRPETRVLFMSGYTDGRLDGLVEAHKKADLLLKPFTAEQLCRRVRSALDGEAPRMA; this is translated from the coding sequence ATGCTGCGGGAGACTCATCGGCCCCTCGCGCTCGTCCTCCTCGCGCTAGTCGTCGCCGGGGCGCTCGCGGCCCTCACGGGATTCCTCCTCTACCGCGCCGAGAAGGCGAACTTCCTCGCCGGGCGCCTCGGCTACCTCGCGGTCGTGGCCGACCTCAAGGCCGACGCCGTCCGGGACTTCCATCACGAGCGCCTGCACGACCTCGACATCTACGTGTCCAACATCCAGGTCGTGCCCGGCTTCGAGGAGGCTCTGCGCGGCGACGCCGCGAAGCTGCGCGCTCTCTCGAGGATATTCACGCCCCTGTTCGACTACGGCGACTACGAGAGCGTGGCGCTCGTCGACCGCCGCGGACGCGTCGTCCTCGCCCTCCCGCCCGGCGCCGAGCCGCCCCGCCCTTCCCCCAGCCCCGGGAACCCGCTGCGCTTCCTCGGGACCCGCCGCACCGCCTCCGGGACGGTCGTCTTCGAATACGAGGCCGCGATCGCCGGAGGCTCCCGGCTGATCACCCGGGTCAGGAGCAGCGCCCTGCTCGGCCCCCTCACCGAGCGCTGGCCCGGCGTCGAGAAGACGGCCGAGACCATCATCTACGAGCGCGCCGGGGACGATCTGGTCGCCCTCAACGCGCTGCGCTTCAAGAAGGACTCGGCGCTCGCGACGAGGATCCCGCTGACCTCCGAGACGCTCGCCGCCCGGGCGGCGCGCGGAGAGGCCGGCCCGCTCCTGGGACGCGATTACCGCGGCGTCGAGTGCTACGCCGCGGTCCGCGACCTGCGCGAGCTCGAGTGGATCCTCGTCGCCAAGGCCGACGAGCGGGAGCTCCTCGCCCCCCTGATCGAGAGGGTCCGGCTGGCCGCCCTCGCCTCCGCGGGAGGCTTCGGCCTCGTCTCGGCGATGTTCGTCCTCTTCCTGCGCACGCAGGCGGACCGCCTGAGCGCCGAGGCCAAAGCCGAGAGGCTCCTCCTGGCGACCGCGATCGAGCAGGCCGGGGAGAGCATCCTCATCACGGACAGGAACGCGCGCATCCTCTACGCGAACCCGGCCTGCGCCCGCGTGACCGGCTACACCCGCGAGGAGCTTCTCGGGAGGAACCCGTCCGTCGTCAAGAGCGGCCGGCACGAGGCGCCGTTCTACAAGGCGATGTGGGAGACCTTGCTCCGCGGGGAGGTCTGGAACGGGAGGTTCTCCAACAGACGCAAGGACGGGACCATCTTCGAGGAGGACTCCACGATCACGCCGGTGCGCGACGCCGGCGGCACGATCACCCACTTCATCGCGGTCAAGCGCGACGTCAGCGCGGTCAAGTCCCTCGAGGAGCAGCTCTTCCACTCCCAGAAGATGGAGGCCATCGGGCGCCTCGCCGGCGGCATCGCCCATGACTTCAACAACATCCTGACGACGATCAACGGCTACGCGGAGATGCTCTCCGACTCCGCGCCGCCGGAGTCGCAGGCCGCCGGCGACCTCGCGGAGATCCTCGGCGCGGGACGGCGCGCCGCGATGCTCACGCGGCAGCTCCTCACCTTCTCCCGGCGCGCTCCGGCCGACCCCGTCGTCCTCGACCTGCGCGCCTCGGTGCGGGGAATGGAGAAGATACTGCGCCGGACCTTGGGCGAGGACGTCCGGCTCTCCTTCGACCTCCCCGAGGATCCGCTGTGGGTCCGGAGCGATCCCGGTCAGATCGATCAGGTCCTCATGAACCTGGCGGTCAACGCCCGCGACGCGATGCCGCGTGGCGGGACCCTGACCGTCCGAGCGCACGCCGCGCGGCTCGAGTCCGACGAGGTCCGTTCGCTCGAGGTCATCCCCGCGGGAGACTACGCCGTCCTCTTGGTCGGGGACGACGGGGCGGGGATGTCCGGATCGATCCTCGCCCGCATCTTCGAGCCGTTCTTCACGACCAAGGAGAAAGGAAAGGGCACCGGGCTCGGCTTGGCGACGGTGTTCGGCATCGTCAAGCAGAACAAGGGGCACATCTCGGTGGACAGCGCCCCGGGACGCGGCTCGACGTTCAGCATCCATCTCCCCCCGGCCCCGGCGCCGGCCGGCTGGACGCCCTCCGGAGCCGCCGCCCAGCCCGCGTCGTTCCGCGGCGACGAGACCGTCCTCGTGGTCGAGGATCAAAGCGAGGTCCTGCGCCTGGTCGCCCGCGCGCTGACCCCCCAGGGCTACCGGGTGATCTCCTGCGGGAGCGCCAAGGAGGCGCTCGAGACGGCGCGGGCCGTCGAGAGCCCGATCCACCTCCTGCTCACGGACGTGGTGATGCCCGGGATGGGCGGCGCGGAGCTCGCCGAGGTCCTGGGCCGGACCCGTCCCGAGACGCGGGTCCTGTTCATGTCCGGCTACACGGACGGCCGGCTCGACGGCCTCGTCGAAGCGCATAAGAAGGCCGACCTCCTGCTCAAGCCGTTCACCGCCGAGCAGCTGTGCCGCCGCGTGCGGAGCGCGCTCGACGGCGAGGCTCCAAGGATGGCCTAG
- a CDS encoding response regulator transcription factor, which yields MPSKILVVDDDRAILKMVKQYLTANGVAVVITDNGSEALLLIKDSRPDLVLCDSQMPGLDGQALCRAIKREARTASIPVVLMSGERMGDQDVVSGLELGADDYILKPFTMSVVLARLRAVLRRYEAAAPAGESVIKSGIALDPEGRTVKVDGKTVALTGKEFDLLAVLISKSGRLLSVIYLLETVWGYDPANYNDPGTVEVHVSHLRKKLGPRHARHIVNVPGHGYKFDPAPEPRR from the coding sequence ATGCCGAGCAAGATACTGGTCGTCGACGACGACCGCGCCATCCTCAAGATGGTCAAGCAATACCTGACCGCCAACGGCGTCGCGGTCGTGATCACCGACAACGGCTCCGAGGCGCTGCTCCTGATCAAGGATTCCCGCCCGGACCTCGTCCTCTGCGACTCGCAGATGCCGGGCCTCGACGGCCAGGCGCTGTGCCGGGCCATCAAGCGCGAGGCGCGGACGGCCTCCATCCCCGTCGTGCTGATGTCGGGCGAGCGCATGGGCGATCAGGACGTGGTCTCGGGACTCGAGCTGGGCGCCGACGACTACATCCTCAAGCCCTTCACCATGTCCGTGGTGCTCGCGCGGCTGCGGGCGGTCCTTCGCCGGTACGAGGCCGCGGCGCCGGCCGGCGAGAGCGTGATCAAGTCGGGCATCGCGCTCGATCCCGAGGGCCGCACCGTCAAGGTGGACGGCAAGACCGTCGCGCTGACCGGCAAGGAGTTCGACCTGCTGGCGGTCCTCATCAGCAAGAGCGGCCGCCTGCTGTCGGTGATCTACCTCCTCGAGACCGTCTGGGGCTACGACCCCGCCAACTACAACGACCCCGGCACCGTCGAGGTCCACGTCTCCCACCTGCGCAAGAAGCTCGGCCCGCGCCACGCGCGCCACATCGTCAACGTCCCCGGCCACGGCTACAAGTTCGACCCGGCTCCCGAACCCCGTCGTTAA
- a CDS encoding response regulator, translating to MESTILVADDDQGVAAVVGRLLGGECRVVAARDGVEALAAAETRSPDLILLDVQMPGLTGWEVLRELRHAPKTRTTPVIMLTGCAGEEARDEGFGLGADDYVTKPFSGRDLRARVLSRLHRHAEAVAVNPLTRLPGSPSIQAEVERRIREGLEFAFLLADIDRFKAFNDHYGCERGDRVILSTAEILSDAMRQAGEMSGFLGHIGGDDFALVCAAEKAPLAAAFAAMRFDEAVPGFYDAADAARGAIQAVDRQGVVRSHAPLSLTVAGVSSVQRPIPSYAEAVRWSGEMKGWLKGTRRSGPSALAFDRRRSGI from the coding sequence ATGGAAAGCACGATATTGGTAGCGGACGACGATCAGGGGGTGGCGGCGGTCGTCGGGCGTCTCCTCGGCGGCGAATGCCGCGTGGTCGCGGCGCGCGACGGCGTCGAGGCGCTCGCGGCGGCCGAGACGCGCTCTCCCGACCTGATCCTCCTGGACGTGCAGATGCCGGGGCTGACCGGGTGGGAGGTCCTGCGCGAGCTCCGTCACGCGCCGAAGACGCGGACGACTCCTGTCATCATGCTGACCGGCTGCGCCGGCGAGGAGGCGCGGGACGAGGGCTTCGGTCTCGGCGCCGACGACTACGTCACGAAGCCCTTCTCGGGGCGGGACCTGCGCGCGCGCGTGCTGTCGCGGCTTCACCGCCACGCGGAGGCGGTGGCGGTCAACCCCCTGACGCGTCTTCCGGGAAGCCCGTCGATCCAGGCCGAGGTCGAGCGGCGGATCCGCGAAGGGCTGGAGTTCGCCTTCCTCCTCGCCGACATCGACCGCTTCAAGGCCTTCAACGACCATTACGGCTGCGAGCGCGGGGACCGCGTGATCCTGTCGACGGCCGAGATCCTCTCCGACGCCATGCGTCAGGCCGGAGAGATGAGCGGCTTCCTCGGGCACATCGGCGGCGACGACTTCGCCCTGGTGTGCGCGGCGGAGAAGGCCCCGCTGGCCGCGGCCTTCGCCGCGATGAGGTTCGACGAGGCCGTCCCGGGATTCTACGACGCGGCGGACGCGGCCCGGGGCGCCATCCAGGCGGTCGACCGGCAGGGGGTGGTCCGCAGCCACGCGCCGCTGAGCCTGACCGTGGCGGGCGTGTCCTCGGTCCAGCGGCCGATCCCGTCCTACGCGGAGGCCGTGCGCTGGTCGGGGGAGATGAAGGGCTGGCTCAAGGGCACGCGGCGCTCGGGGCCGAGCGCCCTGGCGTTCGATCGGCGCAGGAGCGGGATATGA